In Rissa tridactyla isolate bRisTri1 chromosome 2, bRisTri1.patW.cur.20221130, whole genome shotgun sequence, a single window of DNA contains:
- the UTP23 gene encoding rRNA-processing protein UTP23 homolog, whose product MKLKRQKHVKKNMGFYKHNFHIREPFQVLLDGTFCQAALRNKIQIREQLPGYLGGATQLCTTRCVLKELESLGKALYGAKLIAQRFEVRNCSHHKDPVSGSVCLLSMIEEGNPHHFFIATQDQDLANKVKKKAGVPLLFIIQNTMVLDKPSPKSLAFVQKLQMNELVPEHQKQSIVQLKEREGLAKQEGEKRRKRKRAGGPNPLSCLKKKKKKTQEGQEPSAEKKKRRKRKRNRVKGEAVQLVQKSEEE is encoded by the exons ATGAAGCTGAAGCGGCAGAAGCACGTCAAGAAGAACATGGGCTTCTACAAGCACAACTTCCACATCCGAGAGCCCTTCCAGGTGCTGCTGGACGGCACCTTCTGCCAGGCCGCGCTCCGCAACAAGATCCAGATCCGGGAGCAGCTGCCCGGTTACCTGGGCGGCGCCACCCAGCTCTGCACCACCCG atgtgtTCTAAAAGAACTGGAATCACTGGGGAAAGCACTGTATGGAGCAAAATTAATTGCCCAAAGATTTGAGGTTCGAAATTGTTCTCACCACAAGGATCCTGTGAGTGGTTCGGTCTGTTTGCTTTCCATGATCGAAGAAGGCAACCCTCATCACTTCTTTATCGCTACACAG GACCAGGATTTAgcaaacaaagtgaaaaagaaggCTGGCGTTCCTCTCCTCTTTATTATTCAGAACACTATGGTGCTAGACAAACCTTCTCCTAAATCTTTGGCATTTGTTCAAAAGTTGCAGATGAATGAGCTTGTTCCAGAGCACCAAAAACAAAGCATCGTGCAGcttaaagaaagagaaggactAGCAAAGCAAGAaggtgaaaagagaagaaaacgtAAAAGGGCAGGTGGCCCCAATCCTCTCAGctgtctgaagaagaaaaaaaagaaaacacaggaggGTCAGGAGCCTtctgctgaaaagaagaaaagaagaaaaagaaagcgaAATAGGGTTAAAGGAGAAGCCGTGCAGTTAGTGCAGAAGAGTGAAGAAGAATAA